The DNA window GTCGGCGGTGCTAGCAACCGCCGCGAAGTTCGAATGGAACACCGTGCTGTAGACCCGGTGTATTTCCTCAGCACTGGCTTTGCCCGCCGCGTTTTTGTAGGGCAGCGAGCCGGTCGCATCGGCCAGAAACTCCACCGTCAGACCGTCGTGCGCCGCGTGGTAGATGGTCGCCGCGTCGCAGTTGTGCGTCATGTAGCCGGCGATCGTCAGGGTGTCGATCCGCTTGTCCTTCAGCCATTGCGCCAGGTCGGTGCCGGCGAACACGCTCGAGGCTTGCTTGTGGATGTGGTGGTCTGCGTGGCGGCCTGCCACGCCCGGGTGCAACTGCCACGCCGGGGAGCCGACGGCGAACACCGGGGACACGGCGGGCGCGTCGTGCTGGACCGTGATCACCGGGATCCCTGCCGCCGTGGCGCTGTCCATCGCCAAGGTGATATTGGGCAGCGAGGTCGACACTGGCGGGAACTCTATCGGCAACTGGCCTGTGAAATATTCGTTTTGCACGTCGATGACGAGCAGGGCGCGGCGCGG is part of the Oxalobacteraceae bacterium OTU3CAMAD1 genome and encodes:
- a CDS encoding cysteine hydrolase; this translates as MSTTPRRALLVIDVQNEYFTGQLPIEFPPVSTSLPNITLAMDSATAAGIPVITVQHDAPAVSPVFAVGSPAWQLHPGVAGRHADHHIHKQASSVFAGTDLAQWLKDKRIDTLTIAGYMTHNCDAATIYHAAHDGLTVEFLADATGSLPYKNAAGKASAEEIHRVYSTVFHSNFAAVASTADWVKAVQEDQSLKRDNIYLSNQRARHQE